One stretch of Pigmentiphaga aceris DNA includes these proteins:
- a CDS encoding ABC transporter substrate-binding protein, which translates to MFALSKTPLALGAALVASTLAIAAPAAHAAGTLNVAITQDAGSWDPIDTFVTWWGSVGSNIYDGLTIRGADMKLVPGLATSWEFLDNDTRIRFKLRDKVVFHNGEPFNAAAVKFTFDRLLGEEGKKGPQQSNYNAIGKVEVVDNLTVDFHMKQPDPVLLTKLAGYGAMIVPPKYITEKGDAYFNEHPVGTGPFKLAEYKPKTSLSLVRNDAYWAGAPKLDGVNYRFIAEPGTQASELQAGRIDIASAIPLGMVATIKKAPNVKVVTTSGPVAVVLRFNTKSGITANKEVRKALIMAVDREAIIKQILLGYGKPIASFQGELSFGFDPDLKPLPFSQAEARKMLQAAGVKMGSTVQLDFRGTDPTFREVAQAVAGYLQGVGIRTTLKPYETGVLINDIIPSGKTGDMFHFVWGGWTYDYDNTAYLMYHTGQKWNPYDSDPALDKILESQRATYDTKTRQAVLRNVARYVADNALELPLYSQDTVIGVNDRVKNFAVPGDIRYRFNEVTVD; encoded by the coding sequence ATGTTCGCATTGTCCAAGACCCCGCTGGCGCTCGGCGCCGCACTGGTTGCCAGCACGCTGGCCATCGCCGCGCCTGCGGCCCACGCCGCCGGCACGCTCAATGTCGCGATCACGCAAGACGCCGGCAGCTGGGACCCGATCGACACCTTCGTGACCTGGTGGGGCTCGGTCGGCAGCAACATCTATGACGGCCTGACGATTCGCGGTGCCGACATGAAGCTGGTTCCTGGCCTGGCCACCAGCTGGGAATTCCTGGACAACGACACCCGCATCCGCTTCAAGCTGCGTGACAAGGTGGTGTTCCACAACGGCGAGCCGTTCAACGCTGCCGCCGTGAAGTTCACCTTCGACCGTCTGCTGGGCGAAGAAGGCAAGAAGGGCCCGCAGCAGTCGAACTACAACGCCATCGGCAAGGTGGAAGTGGTCGACAACCTGACGGTCGATTTCCACATGAAGCAGCCCGACCCGGTGTTGCTGACCAAGCTGGCCGGCTACGGCGCGATGATCGTGCCGCCGAAGTACATCACCGAGAAGGGCGATGCCTACTTCAACGAGCATCCGGTCGGTACCGGCCCGTTCAAGCTGGCCGAATACAAACCCAAGACCAGCCTGTCGCTGGTGCGTAACGACGCCTACTGGGCCGGCGCGCCCAAGCTCGATGGCGTGAACTACCGCTTCATCGCAGAGCCGGGCACGCAAGCGTCGGAACTGCAAGCCGGCCGCATCGACATCGCTTCCGCCATCCCGCTGGGCATGGTTGCCACGATCAAGAAAGCGCCGAACGTGAAGGTCGTCACCACCAGCGGCCCGGTGGCCGTGGTGCTGCGCTTCAACACCAAGTCGGGCATCACCGCCAACAAGGAAGTGCGCAAGGCACTGATCATGGCCGTGGACCGCGAAGCCATCATCAAGCAGATTCTGCTGGGCTACGGCAAGCCGATCGCCAGCTTCCAGGGCGAACTGTCCTTCGGTTTCGACCCGGACCTGAAGCCGCTGCCGTTCAGCCAGGCTGAGGCGCGCAAGATGTTGCAGGCTGCGGGCGTGAAGATGGGCTCGACCGTGCAGCTGGACTTCCGCGGTACCGACCCGACCTTCCGCGAAGTGGCGCAAGCCGTCGCCGGTTACCTGCAAGGCGTGGGTATTCGCACGACGCTCAAGCCGTATGAAACCGGTGTGCTGATCAACGACATCATCCCCAGCGGCAAGACGGGTGACATGTTCCACTTCGTGTGGGGCGGCTGGACTTACGACTACGACAACACCGCGTACCTGATGTATCACACGGGCCAGAAGTGGAACCCGTATGACAGCGACCCGGCCCTGGACAAGATCCTGGAGTCGCAACGTGCGACCTACGACACCAAGACCCGTCAGGCCGTGCTGCGCAATGTGGCTCGCTACGTGGCCGACAACGCGCTGGAACTGCCGCTGTACAGCCAGGACACGGTGATCGGTGTGAACGACCGCGTGAAGAACTTCGCCGTGCCTGGCGATATCCGTTATCGCTTCAACGAAGTGACGGTCGACTGA